AAAGGTGATTGAGGAAATTCATCAGGCAGGTAATATTATTTTGTTCATTGATGAAATGCATACCTTAATTGGCGCTGGAGCTGCCGAAGGGGCTATTGATGCGGCGAATATTTTAAAACCGGCGTTAGCGCGGGGAGAATTACAAGCTATTGGTGCCACTACGCTTGATGAGTATAAAAAGCACATTGAGAAAGATGCAGCCCTTGAGCGGCGGTTTCAGCCTATTCAAGTCGGCGAACCTACGATGGAAGACGCTATTTTAATCTTAAAGGGTATTCGTGATAAATATGAGGCTTTTCATCGAGCGAAAATTACGGATGAGGCTATTGAGGCAGCTGTGAAATTGTCGGATCGGTATATATCGGACCGTTTTTTGCCTGATAAAGCCATTGATTTAATGGATGAAGCGGCATCACGCGTTAGAATTCAGTCGTTATCGATGCCACCTGATTTGTCGCTGATTGAAAAAAAGATGGCAAGAATTCGTATGGAAAAGGAAGCAGCTATTTCGGGCCAGGAATTTGAGCAAGCCGCGCGACTACGCGATGAAGAGAAAAAATTAGCCAAAGAATTAGAGGAAAAGCAAAAGGTATGGAAACAGCAAGGCAGCGAGTTGATTGAAGTAACAGACGATCATATTGCGGAAGTTGTGGCAAGCTGGACAGGGGTGCCTGTTCGTAAATTGGCTGAGGCTGAATCAGAACGGTTGCTCAAATTAGAAGAATTTATCCATAAAAGGCTGATTGGACAAGAGAGTGCTGTTTCTGCTGTGGCTAAAGCCGTTCGACGAGCGCGGGCCGGACTCAAAGATCCCAAACGCCCCATCGGTTCCTTTATTTTCTTAGGTCCCACAGGTGTGGGGAAAACAGAACTTGCCAGGGCTTTGGCTGAAGCCATGTTTGGTGATGAAAACGCCATGATTCGTCTCGATATGTCAGAGTACATGGAGAAACATACTGTGTCACGTTTAGTTGGAGCGCCTCCTGGTTATGTAGGCTATGAGGAAGGCGGTCAGCTGACAGATGCAATTCGGCGTAAGCCTTATGCAGTGATTTTGCTTGATGAAATTGAAAAAGCGCATTATGATGTATTTAACATCTTATTACAAGTTCTTGAAGATGGAAGGCTTACAGACAGTCAGGGGCGTACAGTTGATTTTAAAAATACCGTGATTATTATGACGTCCAATGTGGGTGCTAAGTATCTTCGCAAAGAAAATTCTCAGCTTGGATTTACGTCTAACAAAGAAGCCCAAAAGGCAGACGATCATACGAAAAATCAGGTTTTGGAAGAAGTAAAACGTGTTTTTCGTCCGGAATTTTTGAACAGAGTCGACGAGCTGATTGTCTTTAACCGTCTGACAAATGAAGATTTAGGGAAAATTGTTGATATTATGCTTGTAGATGTTGAAAAACGGCTAGAGCCCAATGGATTAAAGCTTGCTGTAAGTGTTGATGCTAAAGAAAAACTTGTCAAAGAAGGGCAAGATGATGCCTATGGAGCCAGACCGCTTCGACGTGCAATTCAAAAACTGGTTGAAGATGAAATAGCTGAATTGATGTTAAAACGTACTGTCGTACAAGGTGATACAGTGCAGGTAGGTATAGATAAAAAAAACAAATTGACTTTTGCAAAACAAATATCAGAGCAGGAATGAAGCAACTTAGTAGCGAACAAGCACTCTAAAAGAAGAGTGCTTGTTTTACTGTGCAGGGAGAGAAAGTCATTGGCTAAAAATAAAACAGTTTATGTATGTCAAGAGTGTGGTCATGAGTCGTTAAAGTGGTTGGGAAAGTGTCCGGCCTGTAGTGCCTGGAATAGTATGGTAGAAGAGATTGTTCAGCATGAAACAGCTGCACGCAGGGGGTTGTCACTGGGGTTATCAAGTGGTCAAAATCCCGTGCCTATCGGGGAAGTGAATGTTGAAGAAACACCGCGCTTTAGTACGGGTTCAGGCGAATTAAATCGTGTTCTTGGCGGGGGGCTTTTACCTGGTTCTTTAACGATGATCGTGGGAGATCCTGGCGTTGGAAAGTCGAGTATGACTATTAAGGTCTGCTCGAATGTAGCTGCGCAGGGCGGAAAAGTTTTATATGTTACAGGGGAGGAAAGTACCCAGCAGATTAAACTTCGGGCCGATCGTCTCAGCGCAATTCATGAACATTTATATGTACTGAGTGAAACGAATCTGGAAGTCATTGAGCAGCAGGCTTTAAAATTACAGCCCAGTTTGCTTGTCATTGATTCCATTCAAACGATCTTTCAACCAGAGCTATCCAGTGCTCCCGGAAGCGTTAGTCAGGTACGAGAGTGTGCCGTTCAATTGCTTAAACTTGCTAAAAGCCATTTCATTGCGACTTGTCTTGTCGGGCATGTTCTCAAGGACGGTTCGCTGGCTGGTCCGAGAACACTTGAACATATTGTGGATACGGTGTTGTATTTTGAGGGGGATCGCAATGCGCAATACCGTATTCTGCGGGCCATAAAAAATCGTTTTGGCAGTACAAATGAATTGGGTCTGTTTGAGATGCGTAATGAAGGCTTAATTGATGTGCCTGACGCGTCGAAAATATTTCTCGCCGAACGTCCCTTGGATGTGCCAGGCAGTATTGTTGTGCCAACGATAGAAGGAACGCGTCCCTTGCTAGTGGAGGTTCAGGCTCTTGTCAGTTCTTCGTCCTTTATGCCGCCGCGCCGGGCGGCTGATGGTGTCGATATTAAACGCATTCAATTGTTGCTTGCTGTGCTGGAAAAACGGGTAGGTATGTCCATTGGTGCGGCTGATGTTTATGTGAAGGTCGCAGGCGGGATTAATGTTGATGAACCTGCCATCGATTTAGGACTTGCCGTTGCTTTGGCTTCGAGCTTTCGTAATTGTCAAACGTCAGCCAATACAGCTGTCTTTGGTGAAATTGGTCTTGCAGGTGAAGTACGGGCTGTTACGCAAGTGGAACCGCGTATACGGGAAGCAGAAAGAATGGGGTTTAAGCGCATGATCTTGCCACAGGGAAATTTAAAGGGGTTGCTGCTTAAAACAGGGATGAAGCTGGTTGGAGTGGAAACGGTTCAGGAAGGCTTAGATGCAGCTTTAGATTGACAGGAGCTGATTAAAACTTTTGAGTTCCTTTAGCAGGAATATTTGACGGGTTGAAGAATTATAATTTAGAGTGAATATGAGCATGAAGCTTGTATTGAATTGATCAGAAGGTCAAAATTTAGGTTCGATACTCGGAGAATTTTATATTGCGAGATGCTGCCACGAAGGTTGCTCCTTATAAATAAGGGTGACTTGACGTGGCTTTTTTGTTATATATTAGGAGGTTTACGAAAATGCATATTCCAGATGGATATTTAAGTCCTTCTACTTGTTTAACACTTGGAGCGGTCATGCTTCCTATATGGTATCGTGCTTCAGCAAAATTGAAACGAACCTTGGATGTGACACGTATTCCCCTTATTTCTATGGGGGCTGTGTTTGCTTTTTTAATTATGATGTTTAATGTGCCCATACCGGATGGTACGACGGCTCATGCTACAGGGGCTATTTTACTTGCTATTGTTTTAGGTCCCTGGGCCGCTGTCATTGCTATGAGTGTGGCCCTCGTAATTCAAGCCCTTGTTTTTGGGGATGGTGGTATCTTAGCTATTGGTGCCAATACATTTAATATGGCATTTATTGCTCCATTCATTGGTTATGCAGTGTATCGTTTGCTTAGCACTCAGGCTGTAAACGGTTCGAGGCGGCAATTCTTTGCGAGTGCGATTGCCGGTTATTGTGGCTTGAATGTTGCGGCAATGGCAGCTGCCATTGAATTTGGTTTGCAACCTTTATTGTTTAAAGCGGCTGATGGGACTCCCTTGTATTGTCCTTATGGGTTTGACGTGACGATTCCAGCTATGATGATTGCTCATCTTACTGTAGCAGGAGTTGTTGAGGGGCTTGTTACAGCAGTGGCATTAAAATTTATTATCAGTCAATCAGCTGATCTGATTATGACTTCAACTGAAACCGCTAAGGAGGGTGAAAGGTAATGCAACGATGCGTTGGATGGATTTTGATTGTTATGGCTTTTCTTTCGCCCCTAGGACTGCTTACGAAAGGGACAGCATGGGGCGAATGGGGAAGCGTCGATTTACAGGATATGGTTGGCTATATTCCGCAAGGCATGAAAAAATTAGCTGGTATATGGCAAGCCCTTTTTCCTGATTATAATATGAATTTTTTAGGCGAAGGGTTAGCGAGCGAATATGCTGGTTATATCTTATCGGCACTTGTTGGTTCTGTGTTGATTTATGTCGTGAGCATGATTTTTACAAAGCTACTTATTCATCAGAAAAACAGTCCGGTATCTTAAATGAAAACAGCTACTCTTCCCATCTGGCTACAGCAGACAGCCTCTACTGATTTGCCAAAACACAAAAATAGCTGGTCATGTAAGGACTATTTGGAAAAGACCTTAGAACATATTAATAGGATTATGGCTGAAGATGCTTGTGCTACAAGGATTAGTAGTTCTCAGGGGTTATTGCAAGGTGTTCAAGCACCTGTTAAATTTATTGGTCTCCTTGCCTTAATGATTGCAGCCTCTTTAACTAAAAGCTTGGCATTTCTTTTTTTGCTCAATGCAGTGATATTCGGAGTAGCCCTTCAATCAGGTCTTGGATTACAGGCTGTGAGTGTTCGCATTTGGCTGCCGACGTGTTTGTTTGCAGGTATTGCTGTGCTACCCGGGATCATCAATTGGGTTACACCTGGTGAGCCGCTCTATATTATTTATCATGATTTAGCCATTACGAAACAAGGTGTAAAAGCAGCTGCCTTCGTGCTACTACGAGCGGGAGCTTCTTTGGGTTTGGCTACTTTATTGATTAAAACGACGCGTTGGTCACTCTTAACGAAGGCTTTTGTTCAATTGGGGCTACCTGGCGAAATTGTTACAGTGTTGGATTTGACTTATCGGTATATTTATATGTTTTTGCTACTATTTATGGAATATTTACTGGGACGGCGGAGCCGGTTAGTTGGATTGGAATCGCAATCAGCGAAGATTTCCTGGATTGGGGGAACCATTGCGGCTTTTTTGCGCATGATATGGGAGTATAGTCAGGAAATTAATGATGCCATGCAGTCAAGAGGCTATTCAGGTGAATATATTGCTGAACCAAGGGTGCCGCTCAAGTTGCACGATATTTGTTTTTTATTTTTAGTTATGGTGCTATGTGTTTGTGCCTATGGAGGAACTTTTTATGTCTGAGTCACTTATTTATGCGTTAGAACATGTTACTTACCAATATAAGGATGGAAAAATTGCCCTAGAAGACATTAACTTACAAGTAGCAGCACAAGAAAGGGTTATGCTGCTTGGTCCCAATGGGTGTGGAAAGTCAACTCTGCAAAAGATATTAGCTGGGTTAATCTTTGCCACTTCAGGTATAGTGACTGCTTTTGGAGAAAAAATTCAGTTCCAATTGATGAAAGACAGGCAATTTTCTACGGCTTTCCGGCGGAAAGTGGGGTTCGTTTTTCAAAATTCCGATGTCCAAATCTTTTGTACGAGTGTACTTGATGAAATTATGTTTGGGCCTTTAGCTATGGGAATGAACTTTTCTGATGCCAAGCAGCGTGCAGAAGAATTGATTTCTTATACAGGGATCTCGTCACTTTCTCACTGTTCCCCTCATCATCTGAGTGGTGGGGAAAAAAAGAAGGTGGCGATTGCAGCCATTCTTGCTGTGAACCCTGAAGTATTGATTTTCGATGAACCGACAAATGGCTTGGATCCGAAATCACAGCGGTGGATTATTGATACAATCAATCAGTTAAATCAAGCAGGGAAAACAATTATTTTGGCGACGCATTGTCTGGAATCAGTGCCAGAATTGGCGGATCGCGTCGTCGTACTAGGTGAGAATCATCGGATTATTGCGAGCGATACGCCCAAAGCCATTTTAACGAATCGTGAAATTTTATTAGCAGCGAATTTGATTGATCCGCGGTATCATTTGCATTTACATGGTACAGATGGGCATGTTCATATTCACAAACGAGATGAAGTACTTAATTCATAAGCTTTGCTTATTTCTGTTTATATTTAGTTAAATCCACATCTTCAACATAACGGGCAATGGCTCGATTTTCCTCTAATCTGATGACTCGAAACCGCTGATTTTCTTCCGTAATGACTTCATCGCCCGGACTTACTACAAGGGGGACATACATGAGACTTTTGCCGGTCTTTTCATCAATAATCAGGTAATAGTCATAGAGTTTTTGTGGTGCTTGTTCGGTTTTTTGTTTGACGGACATAAAACTTAAGGGTGTGTAATAAAATAAGATTCCTGTAAGTCCCACACCGATGAACAAACTTATTATAAGGAATCGGAGGTATTTTTTTTTCATAGTTTCCTCTCCCTTAAGGTTTCTGTTTTTTACGTAATTTGTTTTTCTGACGGGTCATGAGATTAAGAAATTCTTTTTCGCGAAATTGTCGGATTCGAGCGAGCATTTCTTTGATGTTGCCTGTACTTAGGTAGAGGTAAACCATGATTCCAAGCATAAGTAAAATAATCATAATCAGGATATCTTTACCATATGACAGGGGGGATATGACTGGTGGAGCGGGGGAATCTGCAAATGGAGTAGGCTCAATATTAGCGGATGAGCCGGGTGTTTCAGGAGGAGTCGGTGGACTTGGGGGAGTCGTGGCGAAAAGGGATGGAATAAGATCAGCGAATAAGGCAATCGAGTGTTGGGCTTGTTCCAGACTGTTATATTGGGTCCCCACTTCAACAAGCATTGCCTTGGGATTTAAGTCCTGATTATAATTCCCGTGGGCAATGAAAATTCCCCGGATTAGTCCCTTAGATTGATGATCTGCGACATTTTTAATGTTTTTTGCATAATCAAGCGTGGTATTGATGTTCTGATTTTCGCGTCCTACAACTAATAAAATTTTGGTTAAATCTTGGCCGTTTAAATTGAATTTGTACATGTCAAGGGGAGCGCTATCGCGATGAATATCAAATAGTGCTACAGGTTGTTGCTGTAAAAGACGCATAAATGTGCGCCGTGAACGCTGATAGGCATTGGCATCGTGGGGATCATGCAGTGTTTTATCATGGTCAACTTGGTAATGAAGATCCGTTAACTTTGTTTGAAATGCGTCACCTACTGACATGATGCTGCCTTTTCCAGCAATGGCAGCTTGACCGTCGGTTGGAATATAGCATTCATCTGTATGGGTATGATAAATACTTATCAGTGGTTGGGTGAAACTGGTTTCTCCGGCTACTGCCTTAATTGGTGGGACGCTTAGGACTGTTTTAACATATTTGGCTGTGGCTTGTGTTCCATTGACGGAAAAGACTTCATAATAACGATTGTCTTCTGTAATAAAAGCATCGCCTTTCCGTACAGTAAGACCCGTCAATAATAGCACTTGCCCCTGTTCATCTGTGAGGGTAAAGTATTGATCTGTTTCTTCAACGGGGTCTGAAGGGTTACTGGCTCCGATAGCTATCGGAAATATAGCTATGATATTCAGCGATAAAAACAATAGGAACAGTTTCATTATCATTTATGTTGTCACCACCGACTTAGACTTCTTGTGTATAGAAGATAGCGTATCCGATAGATTATTGCTTTATGTAAAATCCAAAAAATGAGTTTTTGATGTAAAAATAAAAAAAGACGACAAAAGTCGCCTTTTTATTGCTTACCCATTCGAGATGCCATTACGTTAAATGATAGACACCCAATGTTTTGATGTTATTGCATTCTTGTTGAATAACTTCATCTAGTTTAAGTCCCGTCAAATTGCAGAAGGCCGCCAAATAGAACAAGCTGTGACCCACTTCTTTGGCTAGTATTTCTTTACAGGCCGGACAAGGTTCACCGGACAGATGGGTCAACATATGATTTTTAAGATCTTTAAATTCCGTATTGGCAGGTACCTGTTGTTTGTGTGCCGAGATCGAAATACAACCACATTCAGTTACTGCTTTTGCTAAAGCTCGATTGATACGTGTGGTTGCTTCCTGATACTTGGTCATGACATCAATGACACTACGGTGACGGACGAGAGATTCATCAACAATAGACTGGAAGTCTAAGCAACAATCTTCAGGCATAACATGTGCACCTCACTTTGAAATCTATTATATCGATGTGAGAGGGTAATTGTCAATAAACACCCGTGCAAGCAAAAAATTGACAATAATTTAATCCTATGCTACAATAGATGAATTTGACAATAAAAATCTATTTTGCTATACTGAATACACTATATTTTAGGGACTTTTTTAGTTTTTCACTGTATGTAGGACTCATTTTTGGGGTATAATACCAATGGAATGACTAATAAAAGTTTTGTAGTCGAAAGGAGGTGTTCATGTTTGCTAGATAAAATTTTGCGGGTTTCCTTTACTGTGCTCGCAGCATTGGGTGGCTTAGTACTAACAGACCGGATGTATCCATCTTTCCAGGGTATGATTCATGTGGAATTTTTGAATTACGGTTTTTTTGGGATTACTTTAGCAACTTTGTTAACATTTGTTGTCGGCGGTTTACTGTTTGGTATGATTGGATTTTTACTTTCCCCCTATTTTATGAAACATCTTTGGAAATTTACTTATTGGGTAGAAGCTCGGTTGAATAAAATGCCTATCTATGATGTATTAGCTGGCTCAATTGGATTAGCGATTGGCCTTATTATCTCCAATTTATTGGGAGCGGCCTTATTACCTTTACCGATTGTTGGAAAATATTTACCGGGTTTGTTAAGTATTATTTTCGGTTATTTGGGCATTAATATAGCCATTCGTAAACGCGATGAGTTTGTTGCTGTATTTATGAGTATTCCGTGGGTAAACCGTGAAAAATCAAAAGAAAAGACAGCTGATTCCTATCCTTATAAAATACTTGATACGAGTGTCATTATTGATGGGCGTATCGCGGATATTTGTAAGAGCGGTTTTATAGAAGGTACGCTGCTCATTCCGAATTTTGTGCTTGAGGAATTACAACATATTGCTGATTCATCTGATTTATTGAAGCGGAATCGTGGTAGGCGTGGACTGGATATTTTGAACCGCATGCAAAAAGAACTGGGTTTATTTGTACAAATTGATGATCATGATTTCGATGATGTTACGGAAGTTGATGCTAAATTAGTCAAGTTAGGTCAGTTATTGCATGCCAAGGTCATTACGAATGATTATAACTTGAATAAGGTAGCGGAATTACAAGGTGTGTCAGTTTTAAATATTAACGAACTCTCTAATGCTGTGAAACCGGTTGTACTGCCTGGAGAAGAGATGGTGGTTCATATCGTCAAAGACGGCAAGGAAAACGGTCAAGGCGTTGCTTATTTGGATGATGGAACGATGATTGTTGTTGATGGTGGTAAAAAACATATTGGCGATACCATTGGAGTGTTAGTCACATCGGTTCTTCAGACTGCTGCAGGACGAATGATTTTTGCGAAAATGAAAGCCTTTGAAAAAGCTCTGTAATTCAAGTCATGATAAAGGAGAACTGAAATGGTAACAGCAATTATTGCTGCTGCCGGTCAGGGAAAACGAATGGGCTTAAAGAGGAACAAGTTATTTGTTCCTCTTTTTCATGATTCCATTATTGTCCAAACCATAAAGACATTAGCTCGTTCGTTATGGATTCATCAGCTGATCGTTGTAGCAGATCCTAAAGATAAAGTAGAAATTGAGCAAATTTTAGGCCAATGTAGACTTACCAAACCTTGTCAGGTCGTGGCTGGCGGCAGTGAAAGACAGTATTCTATTGCTCATGCTTTAACTGTAGCTCCTGATAGTGGATTATTATTCATTCATGATGGTGCACGTCCTCTCATTGATGAGGAAACAATTGAAAAAGTAATCAAAACTGCCGAAATGTGTCAGGCTGCTATTGTGGGTGTTCCTGTAAAAGACACAATTAAGTGCGTACAAAACGGCAGGATTGTTCATACGCCAGACAGAAAGCAGCTATGGGCTGTGCAAACACCACAGGTATTTGAAGCCAAACTGCTTAAGGCTGCTTACCGAACGGCTGATGAACAGCAATATTTAGGTACAGATGATGCTTCGCTCGTGGAAAGATTGGGAGTGAATGTAGTAATGGTAGAAGGAAAGTATGAAAATATTAAAATTACGACACCGAGCGATATGACAGTGGCCAGAGCCTTGCTGGCTCCGCCAACCCTTCCGCCGCGCGTTGGTTTTGGTTATGATGTTCATGCGTTTTCCCAAGCTAGAAAGCTGATATTAGGCGGTGTAACGATCCCCGATCATGCAGGGCTTGCAGGCCATTCTGATGCCGATGTTTTGCTTCATGCTATTACAGATGCTTTGCTAGGCGCTGTGGGAATGGGCGATATTGGTCAACATTTTCCTGATTCGGATGCCGCTTATAAGGGAATATCTAGTTTAGTTCTGCTTGGCAGGGCTTATGCATTACTTGAGGACCAGGCTTATGAGGTCTATAATATTGATGCAACCATTGTTGCTGAGCAGCCTAAGTTGGCTCCTTTTATCAGTCGAATGAATCAAAATATAGCCAAACAACTGAACATAAGCTTTAAACAAGTCAATGTAAAAGCAACGACAACAGAGGGCTTAGGATTTGCAGGTAAAAAGGAAGGTATAGCCGCTTATGCCATCGTGTCTGTGATAAATAGAGGTTGAAATGCACCGGTTCATGTATCCAAACTGTAAGTTAATTACATGGCATGTATAAAGAAACTAAAGCTACATATATTATGAGCAAAGCTGGCATTGAAGGAGGATTTCCGATGAAAAGGGAACTCATTGTGGCATTTTTGCTTGTTGTATTATCGACGTTATTCTATACTACGCCTGTGCAGGCTGAACAAGCCAATTTCAAGCT
This portion of the Pelorhabdus rhamnosifermentans genome encodes:
- a CDS encoding ATP-dependent Clp protease ATP-binding subunit, with amino-acid sequence MLNRFTERAKQVLLLAQKEAQNFGHDYVGTEHLLLGLIDEGSGIAAKVLVSLDIQADMIRQQIAMAIGTGDSHDEEVSYTPRAMHVLELSIAEAQGLQHNYIGTEHLLLGLIRESEGIAAQVLMSMGADLGVVREQVLKLLGGYGSGSQGAGVKGTDGSQNSATPSLDEFGRDLNKLVQAGKIDPVIGRDKEIERVIQILSRRTKNNPVLIGEPGVGKTAIAEGLAGRIVEGKVPELLKEKRVISLNMASLVAGSKYRGEFEERLKKVIEEIHQAGNIILFIDEMHTLIGAGAAEGAIDAANILKPALARGELQAIGATTLDEYKKHIEKDAALERRFQPIQVGEPTMEDAILILKGIRDKYEAFHRAKITDEAIEAAVKLSDRYISDRFLPDKAIDLMDEAASRVRIQSLSMPPDLSLIEKKMARIRMEKEAAISGQEFEQAARLRDEEKKLAKELEEKQKVWKQQGSELIEVTDDHIAEVVASWTGVPVRKLAEAESERLLKLEEFIHKRLIGQESAVSAVAKAVRRARAGLKDPKRPIGSFIFLGPTGVGKTELARALAEAMFGDENAMIRLDMSEYMEKHTVSRLVGAPPGYVGYEEGGQLTDAIRRKPYAVILLDEIEKAHYDVFNILLQVLEDGRLTDSQGRTVDFKNTVIIMTSNVGAKYLRKENSQLGFTSNKEAQKADDHTKNQVLEEVKRVFRPEFLNRVDELIVFNRLTNEDLGKIVDIMLVDVEKRLEPNGLKLAVSVDAKEKLVKEGQDDAYGARPLRRAIQKLVEDEIAELMLKRTVVQGDTVQVGIDKKNKLTFAKQISEQE
- the radA gene encoding DNA repair protein RadA — protein: MAKNKTVYVCQECGHESLKWLGKCPACSAWNSMVEEIVQHETAARRGLSLGLSSGQNPVPIGEVNVEETPRFSTGSGELNRVLGGGLLPGSLTMIVGDPGVGKSSMTIKVCSNVAAQGGKVLYVTGEESTQQIKLRADRLSAIHEHLYVLSETNLEVIEQQALKLQPSLLVIDSIQTIFQPELSSAPGSVSQVRECAVQLLKLAKSHFIATCLVGHVLKDGSLAGPRTLEHIVDTVLYFEGDRNAQYRILRAIKNRFGSTNELGLFEMRNEGLIDVPDASKIFLAERPLDVPGSIVVPTIEGTRPLLVEVQALVSSSSFMPPRRAADGVDIKRIQLLLAVLEKRVGMSIGAADVYVKVAGGINVDEPAIDLGLAVALASSFRNCQTSANTAVFGEIGLAGEVRAVTQVEPRIREAERMGFKRMILPQGNLKGLLLKTGMKLVGVETVQEGLDAALD
- the cbiM gene encoding cobalt transporter CbiM, giving the protein MHIPDGYLSPSTCLTLGAVMLPIWYRASAKLKRTLDVTRIPLISMGAVFAFLIMMFNVPIPDGTTAHATGAILLAIVLGPWAAVIAMSVALVIQALVFGDGGILAIGANTFNMAFIAPFIGYAVYRLLSTQAVNGSRRQFFASAIAGYCGLNVAAMAAAIEFGLQPLLFKAADGTPLYCPYGFDVTIPAMMIAHLTVAGVVEGLVTAVALKFIISQSADLIMTSTETAKEGER
- a CDS encoding PDGLE domain-containing protein, with product MQRCVGWILIVMAFLSPLGLLTKGTAWGEWGSVDLQDMVGYIPQGMKKLAGIWQALFPDYNMNFLGEGLASEYAGYILSALVGSVLIYVVSMIFTKLLIHQKNSPVS
- a CDS encoding energy-coupling factor transporter transmembrane component T family protein; the encoded protein is MKTATLPIWLQQTASTDLPKHKNSWSCKDYLEKTLEHINRIMAEDACATRISSSQGLLQGVQAPVKFIGLLALMIAASLTKSLAFLFLLNAVIFGVALQSGLGLQAVSVRIWLPTCLFAGIAVLPGIINWVTPGEPLYIIYHDLAITKQGVKAAAFVLLRAGASLGLATLLIKTTRWSLLTKAFVQLGLPGEIVTVLDLTYRYIYMFLLLFMEYLLGRRSRLVGLESQSAKISWIGGTIAAFLRMIWEYSQEINDAMQSRGYSGEYIAEPRVPLKLHDICFLFLVMVLCVCAYGGTFYV
- a CDS encoding energy-coupling factor ABC transporter ATP-binding protein; the encoded protein is MSESLIYALEHVTYQYKDGKIALEDINLQVAAQERVMLLGPNGCGKSTLQKILAGLIFATSGIVTAFGEKIQFQLMKDRQFSTAFRRKVGFVFQNSDVQIFCTSVLDEIMFGPLAMGMNFSDAKQRAEELISYTGISSLSHCSPHHLSGGEKKKVAIAAILAVNPEVLIFDEPTNGLDPKSQRWIIDTINQLNQAGKTIILATHCLESVPELADRVVVLGENHRIIASDTPKAILTNREILLAANLIDPRYHLHLHGTDGHVHIHKRDEVLNS
- a CDS encoding stage II sporulation protein P; amino-acid sequence: MKKKYLRFLIISLFIGVGLTGILFYYTPLSFMSVKQKTEQAPQKLYDYYLIIDEKTGKSLMYVPLVVSPGDEVITEENQRFRVIRLEENRAIARYVEDVDLTKYKQK
- the spoIIP gene encoding stage II sporulation protein P — protein: MIMKLFLLFLSLNIIAIFPIAIGASNPSDPVEETDQYFTLTDEQGQVLLLTGLTVRKGDAFITEDNRYYEVFSVNGTQATAKYVKTVLSVPPIKAVAGETSFTQPLISIYHTHTDECYIPTDGQAAIAGKGSIMSVGDAFQTKLTDLHYQVDHDKTLHDPHDANAYQRSRRTFMRLLQQQPVALFDIHRDSAPLDMYKFNLNGQDLTKILLVVGRENQNINTTLDYAKNIKNVADHQSKGLIRGIFIAHGNYNQDLNPKAMLVEVGTQYNSLEQAQHSIALFADLIPSLFATTPPSPPTPPETPGSSANIEPTPFADSPAPPVISPLSYGKDILIMIILLMLGIMVYLYLSTGNIKEMLARIRQFREKEFLNLMTRQKNKLRKKQKP
- a CDS encoding DUF1573 domain-containing protein, with the protein product MPEDCCLDFQSIVDESLVRHRSVIDVMTKYQEATTRINRALAKAVTECGCISISAHKQQVPANTEFKDLKNHMLTHLSGEPCPACKEILAKEVGHSLFYLAAFCNLTGLKLDEVIQQECNNIKTLGVYHLT
- a CDS encoding PIN/TRAM domain-containing protein, with protein sequence MLDKILRVSFTVLAALGGLVLTDRMYPSFQGMIHVEFLNYGFFGITLATLLTFVVGGLLFGMIGFLLSPYFMKHLWKFTYWVEARLNKMPIYDVLAGSIGLAIGLIISNLLGAALLPLPIVGKYLPGLLSIIFGYLGINIAIRKRDEFVAVFMSIPWVNREKSKEKTADSYPYKILDTSVIIDGRIADICKSGFIEGTLLIPNFVLEELQHIADSSDLLKRNRGRRGLDILNRMQKELGLFVQIDDHDFDDVTEVDAKLVKLGQLLHAKVITNDYNLNKVAELQGVSVLNINELSNAVKPVVLPGEEMVVHIVKDGKENGQGVAYLDDGTMIVVDGGKKHIGDTIGVLVTSVLQTAAGRMIFAKMKAFEKAL
- the ispD gene encoding 2-C-methyl-D-erythritol 4-phosphate cytidylyltransferase — its product is MVTAIIAAAGQGKRMGLKRNKLFVPLFHDSIIVQTIKTLARSLWIHQLIVVADPKDKVEIEQILGQCRLTKPCQVVAGGSERQYSIAHALTVAPDSGLLFIHDGARPLIDEETIEKVIKTAEMCQAAIVGVPVKDTIKCVQNGRIVHTPDRKQLWAVQTPQVFEAKLLKAAYRTADEQQYLGTDDASLVERLGVNVVMVEGKYENIKITTPSDMTVARALLAPPTLPPRVGFGYDVHAFSQARKLILGGVTIPDHAGLAGHSDADVLLHAITDALLGAVGMGDIGQHFPDSDAAYKGISSLVLLGRAYALLEDQAYEVYNIDATIVAEQPKLAPFISRMNQNIAKQLNISFKQVNVKATTTEGLGFAGKKEGIAAYAIVSVINRG